The sequence below is a genomic window from Pseudomonas cremoricolorata.
CCTGCATCAAGGAGGCGGCCGAGCGTGTGGTGTTCATCAACACCGGCTTCCTCGACCGCACCGGTGATGAAATCCACACCTCCATGGAAGCCGGCGCGGTGGTGCGCAAGGGCGCCATGAAGAATCAGAAATGGATTGCCGCCTACGAAGACAACAACGTCGACGTGGGTCTTGCCACCGGCCTGCAAGGCCGCGCGCAGATCGGCAAGGGCATGTGGGCCATGCCTGATCTGATGGCGGCGATGCTGGAACAGAAGATCGCCCACCCGCTGGCCGGCGCCAATACCGCCTGGGTACCCTCGCCGACCGCCGCTACGTTGCACGCGCTGCACTACCACAAGGTCGACGTGCAGGCGCGGCAGGCCGAACTGGCCCAGCGCACCCCGGCATCGGTCGACGACATCCTGAGCATTCCGCTGGCCGCTGATACGAATTGGTCGGCCGAGGAAATCCGCAACGAACTGGACAACAACGCCCAGGGCATCCTCGGTTACGTAGTGCGCTGGATCGACCAGGGCGTGGGCTGCTCGAAGGTACCGGACATCAATGACGTCGGCCTCATGGAAGACCGCGCCACCCTGCGCATTTCCAGCCAGTTGCTGGCCAACTGGCTGCGCCATGGCGTGGTCAGTCAAGATCAGGTGCTGGAAAGCCTCAAGCGCATGGCCGCGGTGGTCGACCGGCAGAACGCCGGTGACGCGCTGTACCGTCCGCTGGCGCCGAACTTCGACGACAACATCGCCTTCCAGGCGGCGGTGGAGTTGGTCATCGAAGGCGCCAAACAGCCCAATGGCTACACCGAGCCGGTTCTGCACCGGCGCCGGCGCGAGTTCAAGGCGCGGCACGGGCGCTGAGTTGAGCTAGCTGTCAGGGCCGCTATGCGGCCGATCGCGGCTAAAGCCGCTCCTACAGTGGTCTGTAGGAGCGGCTTTAGCCGCGATGGACTGCAAAGCAGTCCCAATCACCCCCTCGAAAATGACCAGCAACACCCCTAGCCCCGCCCCCCTACCTCCAGCTTCAACTCTGTGCTCACCAGCTCCAGCAACCGCCCCAGATCCACCGGTTTGAGCAGCACATCCAGCACCCCGAGGTGCATGGCCTCGACCGCTTCCTGCACATCGGTATCCCCCGACACCACGATGATCGGCAGCTCTGCCCGTTGCGACACGCGCACGTGCCGGATCAGCGCCAGGCCGTCTTCCGGCGCCATGCGCAGGTCGGTGACCATCAGCCCGATGCGTGGATGCGCGGCAAGCTGAGCGAGCGCCTGAGCCGCGCCGTCTGCCATGCAGGTATCGATGCCGCGGCTGCGCAGGTAAACGGACAGCGCCTCACGATTGAGCGCATTGTCATCGACCACCAACACCAAAGGTGCCGGCTCATCGGGCGCGCTCACCGCAGCTAAGGCCTCGCGCTCGGCGTCGCTGAGGATGTCGTCATGCTCGCTCATGCTCATCTCGTCAAAAAACTTTCGTTCGCTCAGTTCAGACCGCATCTCAGTCTTGTGCCTACTGCCTTTCGTCGGGAATTTGACACCCCAACCTGCGCAAGCC
It includes:
- a CDS encoding response regulator; protein product: MRSELSERKFFDEMSMSEHDDILSDAEREALAAVSAPDEPAPLVLVVDDNALNREALSVYLRSRGIDTCMADGAAQALAQLAAHPRIGLMVTDLRMAPEDGLALIRHVRVSQRAELPIIVVSGDTDVQEAVEAMHLGVLDVLLKPVDLGRLLELVSTELKLEVGGRG